One window of Trifolium pratense cultivar HEN17-A07 linkage group LG5, ARS_RC_1.1, whole genome shotgun sequence genomic DNA carries:
- the LOC123886520 gene encoding uncharacterized protein LOC123886520, producing the protein MDESNHEMVNTLISQLGTILNPLINNTNNNYQLLAHQMGRIADFFGTPAMPNQNLQPIRNQAHVQNQGFPNEDEVPNNRAPQVVQEEPPVQVVNQVQDPGIVLVNRNQNADEVVRNVQRNNFAQQDNLANLVETILTQNGFNVGLHRPNFVSPLSEYVLQTELPRGWKIPKFTKFAGDTTESTVEHVARFFAEAGNLADNENLRLKYFPNSLTKNAFTWFTTLPPRSIHHWAQLERVFHEQFYMGQSKISLKELASVRRKTPESIDDYLNRFRLLKADMAQLADRVRQVERLKAEKARSSKFQKREKIAYVETIDDDEEYVINYEDIEDNEINVAELKPGPPYVCKLLKPSDGKNPVEPKNDKFVAKTYSFDITKCDEIFDLLVTDGQIVVPKGLKVPPLEQQKKRGFCKFHNFLGHKTSQCVLFRDLVQKALKDGRLKFGEKSKQQMKIDEDPLQISDASYVEPVECLMIDAMDLSGGAQLVSIPEDEYYEKMKVVYPGAEEELIDFLQRCKLNKSEVMLCPRCSAVFDKKATEGLNKFIPFRRNKENWPKSRPMKRQNMAHAKPIHQRLGNSSTFVPSNNSPMNKWVHGHASNFVRNSVDKGSSSKSRSSQPGDSKKYAYRNNYMGKNPMTRTQWRRHQRQQKLSLQEAQKIENNKGKQVVEATRRPLKERLSQPLADQNVDDKIEEENLEDEDLLDSDPEFDVLVNVVSILPAEYDVWEQMANFERPTEGMKNHLKPLFIQAKVNNVGVNKVLIDGGAAVNLMPEFMITKIGKFSTDLHPHNIVLSNYEGETGFSLGAIQVDVAVGSTVRPTLFLVVALKANYNLLLGREWIHGVGAVPSTLHQRVSIWREDGVVENIEADQSYFRAETHHITKHSFDKKLANISPCTE; encoded by the exons ATGGACGAAAGtaaccatgaaatggttaatacCTTAATTTCACAATTAGGGACTATCCTAAATCCTTTAATTAATAACACAAATAACAACTATCAGTTGTTAGCCCATCAGATGGGGCGAATCGCAGATTTCTTTGGCACACCTGCAATGCCCAACCAAAACCTTCAACCCATTCGAAATCAAGCGCATGTTCAAAATCAGGGTTTCCCCAATGAGGATGAAGTTCCTAATAATCGAGCGCCACAAGTGGTGCAAGAGGAACCACCGGTCCAAGTGGTGAACCAAGTTCAAGATCCTGGGATAGTCTTGGTTAATAGAAATCAGAACGCTGACGAAGTAGTTAGAAATGTGCAAAGAAACAATTTTGCACAACAAGATAATTTGGCAAATCTAGTCGAAACGATATTAACCcaaaatggtttcaatgttGGCTTGCACAGGCCTAACTTCGTTTCCCCTTTGTCTGAGTATGTGCTACAGACTGAATTGCCAAGGGGATGGAAAATTCCCAAATTCACAAAGTTTGCTGGGGATACAACTGAATCAACGGTGGAGCATGTGGCAAGATTTTTTGCTGAAGCAGGAAACTTGGcagataatgaaaatttaagaTTGAAATATTTCCCAAATTCCCTTACAAAAAATGCTTTCACTTGGTTCACAACACTTCCCCCTCGTTCGATTCATCATTGGGCTCAATTGGAAAGGGTTTTCCATGAACAGTTTTACATGGGCCAATCTAAGATTAGTTTGAAGGAATTGGCCAGTGTTAGGAGAAAAACGCCAGAGTCCATAGATGATTACTTGAATAGATTCAGGTTACTCAAGGC AGACATGGCACAGTTAGCAGATAGAGTGAGACAGGTCGAACGCCTTAAGGCTGAAAAGGCTAGATCATCAAAGTTTCAAAAGAGGGAAAAAATTGCCTATGTCGAAACAATAGATGATGATGAGGAATATGTGATAAATTACGAAGACATAGAGGATAATGAAATCAATGTGGCCGAACTAAAACCTGGCCCTCCTTATGTctgtaaattattaaaacctTCGGATGGAAAAAATCCTgtcgaaccaaaaaatgataaatttgttgcTAAGACATATTCATTTGACataactaaatgtgatgaaatatttgatttattggttACTGATGGCCAAATTGTTGTTCCAAAGGGGCTAAAAGTACCTCCCCTTGagcaacaaaagaaaagaggtttttgtaaatttcataattttctgGGTCATAAAACCTCACAATGTGTTCTTTTCAGGGATCTGGTTCAGAAAGCTTTGAAAGATGGAAGGCTGAAGTTTGGAGAGAAGTCCAAACAACAGATGAAAATTGATGAGGATCCATTACAGATATCAGATGCTTCCTATGTGGAACCGGTCGAATGCTTAATGATCGATGCCATGGACCTGTCAGGAGGCGCACAGTTAGTTTCTATTCCAGAAGATGAATACTACGAGAAGATGAAAGTGGTATACCCTGGGGCTGAAGAGGAACTGATTGATTTTTTGCAAAGGTGTAAGCTTAACAAGTCTGAAGTTATGCTTTGCCCAAGGTGCAGTGCTGTATTCGATAAGAAGGCTACTGAGGGCCTTAACAAGTTTATACCGTTCAggagaaacaaagagaattgGCCAAAGTCAAGGCCAATGAAAAGACAAAATATGGCGCATGCCAAACCAATACATCAAAGGTTGGGCAACTCAAGTACTTTTGTGCCATCCAACAACTCACCAATGAACAAATGGGTTCATGGTCATGCATCAAACTTTGTCAGAAATTCTGTTGACAAGGGAAGTTCGAGTAAGAGCCGTTCGAGTCAGCCTGGAGATTCGAAGAAGTATGCTTACAGGAATAACTACATGGGGAAGAATCCCATGACAAGAACACAATGGCGCAGACATCAACGCCAACAGAAACTCTCACTTCAGGAGGCTCAGAAGATAGAAAACAACAAAGGAAAACAGGTGGTTGAAGCGACCAGAAGGCCTCTGAAAGAAAGATTGTCTCAACCATTGGCTGATCAAAATGTTGATGACAAGATCGAAGAGGAAAACTTGGAGGATGAGGATCTTCTTGATTCAGATCCTGAATTTGATGTGCTGGTGAATGTAGTTTCTATTCTGCCTGCTGAGTATGACGTATG GGAACAGATGGCCAATTTTGAGAGGCCAACTGAGGGAATGAAGAATCATTTGAAACCCCTCTTTATTCAGGCCAAAGTAAACAATGTGGGGGTCAACAAAGTGCTGATTGATGGAGGAGCAGCAGTAAATCTGATGCCAGAGTTCATGATTACCAAGATTGGTAAGTTTTCTACTGACTTGCACCCTCACAACATCGTTCTTTCGAATTACGAAGGTGAGACTGGTTTCTCACTGGGGGCAATTCAAGTCGATGTAGCGGTTGGCAGCACTGTCAGGCcaactttgtttttggttgtggCATTGAAGGCCAATTACAATCTGCTTCTAGGAAGGGAGTGGATACATGGTGTAGGAGCAGTGCCTTCGACTCTCCATCAGAGGGTGAGTATTTGGAGAGAAGATGGTGTAGTGGAAAATATCGAAGCCGATCAAAGTTATTTTAGGGCTGAAACACACCACATAACCAAGCATTCATTTGATAAGAAATTGGCGAATATCTCGCCATGTACTGAATAG